Proteins encoded within one genomic window of Vicia villosa cultivar HV-30 ecotype Madison, WI unplaced genomic scaffold, Vvil1.0 ctg.000506F_1_1, whole genome shotgun sequence:
- the LOC131629075 gene encoding uncharacterized protein LOC131629075 — MAKGLKTCLIISSVFLIIVTIVILTLILTIFKPKDPTISVSLPHFNLLSPNITMNMTLGMVITILNPNYGSFKYQNSIGYVTYHDTIVGNIPIESQLVPARSEINVTTNADFMVGQLIENPKFWSDIVNNGMVFNLTSTTELPGKAIVLKYIKVKAIAYCSCHISVNITSNGVDSNCISRIKFF; from the coding sequence ATGGCTAAAGGCCTAAAAACATGTTTGATTATATCTTCAGTATTCTTAATCATTGTCACAATTGTGATTCTAACTTTGATTCTAACCATCTTTAAGCCAAAAGATCCTACCATTAGTGTCAGTTTGCCTCACTTTAATTTACTTTCACCAAATATAACCATGAATATGACTTTAGGCATGGTTATCACAATATTGAACCCAAACTATGGAAGCTTCAAGTATCAAAATTCCATAGGTTATGTCACTTATCATGATACTATTGTAGGAAATATTCCAATAGAGTCACAACTTGTTCCAGCTCGTAGTGAAATTAATGTGACCACTAATGCAGATTTTATGGTGGGACAATTGATAGAGAATCCAAAATTTTGGTCAGATATTGTAAATAATGGGATGGTGTTTAATTTGACTTCAACAACTGAATTACCTGGGAAAGCAATTGTTTTGAAATATATCAAAGTGAAGGCTATAGCTTATTGTTCATGTCATATCTCTGTTAATATAACTTCCAATGGTGTTGACAGCAATTGTATATCTAGAATCAAGTTTTTTTAG